The Solanum dulcamara chromosome 2, daSolDulc1.2, whole genome shotgun sequence region TAAGCATAAAGATTTTTTGCAACTAAGTTGTTCATCGTCACAACTTTCTTGAAATCTTTTCAACCTCGCAGGAGACTGCCTAACATATCTAACTGCATGTCTAACACGTTCTATAGACAAAAAGCATTCTTTTAAACCATCCTGAACAACAAGATTCATGATATGAGCCATACACCTCACGTGAAGGTGATTACCATTCATTAAATTAGTTCCCATTTTTGTTAATTACTTAGACAATTCTTTCACTGTCACATCATTTGAGCTTGCATTATCAACTGTGATAGTAAAGATCTTATTTATCCCCCACTCACGTAAGCACCTACTAATACCATTTGCCATATCTTCACCTTTATGGCTAATAATAGGACAAAAATTAAGTATTTTCTTACGCATGTTCCAATCACTATCGATCCAATGGGCAGTGATACACATGTAATTGATCCTTTGTATAGAAGTCCATGTGTCAGTGGTAATACAAATTCTttgttttgtttctataaaataCCTCCTTaacttttgtttttcttcattaaacaaattaaaacagtCCCTAGTTACAGTACTACGGGATGGGATCCAAAAATGAGGTTGAGccattttcataaattctttAAAACCTTCTTTTTCGACAAAGCTAAAAGGAAGCTCATCAACTATTACCATACGACATAAAGCCTTCCTACACTCTTCTTGGTCAAATTTCCAAGAGACAACAGCTACATCACCTTGACTTCCCCCTAGAATAGATTTAAAGCCTATGGTTGATTGTTTtttatcaacaagaggagtAGGAAGTTTAGGGCATGTCGACAAATGACCAAGAAGAGTCGACGTACCATCTCTTGACTTAAAATAGTACAACTTACAGCAATGGCTACATTTTGCTTTCGTACCTTCGGAAGTTTCAACTTCTGTAAAATGATCCCAAGCAGCAGacctttttctccttcttttagcaCTAGCTGACAGAGTTATCTCAGCATGACTTACTGCATTTGAAGCCTCACTTTCACCTATCACCTTATCACTTTGTTCAGCCATGCTAGAAGATTAAGAGTTTAAGACTTTGCGTCCCTGTATTTCAATTAACAACTAAAAAATAAGCTAAGATATGGAAAATCAATTTTATATCAGTAGTttaataatgtcaaaatcagtGAAGCACATACCaaaattatcataaataatCAAAGCAGATGCGAAGTCGATTTAGCACAAAATACTGCTTATGCCACTAGTTACAGCTCATGGTTATTCAATGGAATTTCAGACTTCAGTTCATATATACTAAGAGCTTACACCTGGACAAGAAGGTTAACTGAATTTCAACTCAGCATAGAACTTGATCTTCAAACCCGACAGATTCaatttggaaatgagaaaattCGATCTGTGGCCGATCTTTTTTCGCCGGGAATGGAGCCGCAACTGGCCATTCCTGGTGGGTTTTGCCGTCACCGGCGCTATCATCACCAAGATGTCCCTCGGCTTCACTGAGGAGGATGCAAAGAACTCTCGATTTGCGCAGAGGCATAAGAATTGAATCTCATCTTCCTTAATCTTGCTGCTGAATGGAGGCGCTACCAGACGCTACCTTCCTGGACAacccttttttcttttgtactACTTTTTAATGACTATCGAAGACAAATTTTGTATTGCATAAAATGTCTCCTGAATTGTTGGTGGAGAAACTCATGTTACTAGAAGCTGTCATTTAACTGAAAGCTACATTTGTTTTTTGTTACTACTGATCTAAGAATTTTATCTTTCAAGTCCCTCCTTGAATGTGAAAAAAAAACCGACAGAGAAGCTTTGATAGCAAAGATCAAGGACTTATACAATTATATTCTTGGGAGCAGCTAAAAGAAAACAGAGTCCCGATGCTGCTGCAGAGACATGATCAAAATAGATTTCAGTTGAGCAATCTTGCAGCTTTGCTCTTCAAAATGTAAACTCTGCTTCGTTCTTTTGCTATCTTTTTATTCTAACAGAttaaaacccaaaaaaaaaaagaatcaacttCAGCATCTCCCATTTCTGAGGCAGATTTACGCAATAAGAATTCACATACATTAAAAGTAAAATCAACAAGAAGTTTCAGAAGACATACTCTcgataatttcttttttcttgatcAGTAAATCCAAAGGTTGAAGTTCTAAAGCTCTGTAGAAGAGTTGATTGTTGAAGACTTGAAGTTCTAAAACCTAAACTCCTAAAGTAGGCGGAACTTCCTATTTCCCAAACCCTAAAGACTAAAGTGGGCGGAAGAAGAAGAACTGCTGAATAAACCTATTTCAGTTTGGACTGCTGAATAAATAATGAAGTAGTCAAGTTAGTAGGGCTTCTACTAGAAATGGGCCtgcctatttaattaaattggcTAGGCCTATTTAATTAAATGGGCTTGGCCCTTATTTTAGgtttacaaataaaaattatcaatattatatatattttatatgtttagggataaaatatattaaaatataataaattcttaacggattaacggtttacccaataacaaaattgagtaatccgtcccccacaccgataagccgttaattataaaatttaaatccattCTCCATCCGCTAATCCGATAACtcaataccaataagccaataagccaattttgcggTTGGGTTATTGGTAGCGGACGGTTTTGAACAGCCCTACTCatagctgtccgtgtaggatttccaaaacacaatctgggcagtacctcctctacacttcatcaccctttttcgtgaagctaaaagcaaaagtGGATTTAGaggtctaaataaaagttatagacctatgaaatacatttcgaaaacatattgaatcacccgaaactaagctatacacaagaagttataccaatattactaacaactgtcttctccaaaaatgggtctgttccctagtGTTTTCTCTTTatgtttctcttagttttccaagtgaagcactgaaaatatggttctgtaggcatcgtaatatacatatatacacctccacataattgaggaacactgtagataattaattcacgaaagaaaagtgaagaacttaccttaatttcctccaatttgtggctgctgttgtgagctctctttctctcacgtttctctctataattAGGCTGATATTTGGacttcaaatgacttaagagtcattaacatacatatataggtccCTTAGGAagggacacgtg contains the following coding sequences:
- the LOC129875978 gene encoding ATP synthase small subunit 6, mitochondrial-like, with the protein product MRKFDLWPIFFRREWSRNWPFLVGFAVTGAIITKMSLGFTEEDAKNSRFAQRHKN